In Chlorobiota bacterium, the sequence GGCAGTTGATGCTTCCCGAAGCTGGGTTGGGATAGGCTTGCACCGCAGCAATGGCCCCGCTGCTTTTCCGGCAAAAATCGAAGAACGTTTTTTCGCCGGTTAATCGCTCGCAGGCTTGGCCCACCGGCATTTGGCATTCCACCACGTCGGTGATTGCGTCAAGCTCCTGCTGCAACGGAATGCGGTAGCGGGAAGGGAGTGCCAAAACAAATTCTGGAGTTGGATAATACCACAGGTAAACATCGGCTCCATATTTTTTATTTGTCCCTTCAATGGTTCCGCTTCCAAGCCGCACGTAAATCGGAATTAATCGGCTTAGCTTGGGGTATCCGTTCGTTGTTGTTGGAACCGGCTTCTCAAGATTGGGGCCATCAAGGTTGTTGAATTTCATGGCCTCGCGCTCCAATTCTTTTCTCGACATGGATAAGGATTCAAAAAATGGAGAATTATCCACGAACCGCAGGAAGGCTTTGGAGGCCTTAACCCCTTGGTTCCAATGCGATGCCACGATGATGGGGGCAACCGGCAGCGATTGTGCGTTGTTTATCGTGGTTCCCTTCTCATAATAATCGTTGCTGTCAATGGAAACGCTCTTCACCGCAAACCGATTATCCTGCTTGTCTTCGGTTTGAATCGTAAGCGTGTGGCCATCAAATAGAATTCCAATTTTCTGCAACTCTTCCGGGGTCAGCTGTATTTTTTGAACGCCTTGAATGCTGTCCTGATTTACCGGCTGGCGGTTGTCATCGTTGGCACT encodes:
- a CDS encoding T9SS type A sorting domain-containing protein, with protein sequence MMNTNRTIEEVFSNARKTTPKPLYSVEQVQAMIAENGGAGQQAFSKSLIKRRIVMGVVSLTAIAGIIAGISWWGGADTPQTTAPATQMLPTPNSTQNKNEASAPAQLEIPPKHFSVAQQNFPSKNRHANQPPAKSSAPEIAGAAQNSISETQPSQVGGNSGNLSANDDNRQPVNQDSIQGVQKIQLTPEELQKIGILFDGHTLTIQTEDKQDNRFAVKSVSIDSNDYYEKGTTINNAQSLPVAPIIVASHWNQGVKASKAFLRFVDNSPFFESLSMSRKELEREAMKFNNLDGPNLEKPVPTTTNGYPKLSRLIPIYVRLGSGTIEGTNKKYGADVYLWYYPTPEFVLALPSRYRIPLQQELDAITDVVECQMPVGQACERLTGEKTFFDFCRKSSGAIAAVQAYPNPASGSINCRYQLTNQRAITITLHDLSGKFLRELVPTQSVTAGVHQAQLSLVGLTPGAYLIAVKTDTGDQAVQRIIVQ